The stretch of DNA CCAGTCGGGAGCGGGACATAAACAGCGTCGATATCGCTGGAGGCCAGCAACTCCTCGTAACGGCCCAGCGCGCGTGGAGGCGGATTGAATGGGGCGCACGCCTGGCATTCCTGGATGAACTCCTGGCTGCGCCGAGGATCACGGCTGGCCACAGCCGCCACGCGGCCATTTTGCGAGTTCCAGATCGCTTTCCAGTTCTTTCGGGCAATGTTGGCTGTGCCCATAATGCCCCAGCGCAGCAATGGTCTATCCATAGTAAGCCTGACGCCGAATCAAGCAGCTTTGGCTATTCAGAGCAAGAACGGCGATTCTGCGGTTTAAAAAGTTTGCTTTAGCCGACGTTTTGGGCCGCTCACAATAACTTGACACCACACCCCGACTGATTAGGTTCCAGCCCGTAGCATCGGCGCAAATACATTTTCCTGCGCTGCTTGTTGGATCGGCGACCTCCGTTCAGAACGCTGCTGAAACTGCTGACATGAATCTTACCCGCTGTGACCAGTCCTATTCCGCTCAGATCCTTGACATATTCAATGAGACCATTCTCAACTCGACCTCGATATACGATTATAAATCGCGAACGCCGGAGTTCATGGGAACGTGGTTCGAGACCAAGCGGAAAGGGAATTACCCGGTCATCGGCGCCGTCGGTCAGGCGGGTGAGTTGATGGGATTTGCCACCTACGGCAGCTTCCGCGCCTGGCCGGGGTACAAATATTCAGTCGAACACTCGGTCTATGTCGCGGCCGGTTTTCGTGGACAGGGCATTGGGAAACGTTTGCTGCAGGAGCTGATTTCAGCGGCTCGGTCGCAGGATTACCACGTGCTCATCGGCGGGATTGATTCGCAAAACACGGTGAGCATCCAACTCCACGAGAAACTCGGATTTCAGCACGCCGGGACCATACGCCAGGCCGGATACAAATTTGGCCGCTGGCTGGATCTGGCCTTTTACCAACTGATTCTGGACACCCCCGCTCACCCCGTCAGCGCGTAAAATTGATATTGAGCTTATTTTCTGTGGCAGTTGATAATGGCAAGAATACGGGGCGATTCTTCAAAACCTTGTGGAGTCGACCTTTTTTCATTTTTGCGCTCGGCATAATTTACGGAATATACAAAAGCGATGTGTACCGGTGTCTATCTGCTGATGAAATCTCGACCTAACGCACCTTGGATAACCGCGATGATCGCGCTGGCAGTCGGACTTGTGTTACCGTGCTCGGCACGCGATGAGAACATTCCAGTAAAACTCCTTCAGGAGGATTTCCAGATCATGCGGCACGCGCTGGAGGAAGCGCATGGGGGAATTTACCGATACACCGGCAAAGCAGAAATGGATCGCACGTTTGATCGCGCTTATCAAAAAATTGATCACCCAATGACCGCCCTTGAATTTTGGCGATTGGCGGCCCCTGTGGTTGCAAACATCAAATGTGGCCATACTTATCTTTTCTTTCCAAAAGCTGTGCAAACTCAG from Verrucomicrobiia bacterium encodes:
- a CDS encoding GNAT family N-acetyltransferase, which produces MNLTRCDQSYSAQILDIFNETILNSTSIYDYKSRTPEFMGTWFETKRKGNYPVIGAVGQAGELMGFATYGSFRAWPGYKYSVEHSVYVAAGFRGQGIGKRLLQELISAARSQDYHVLIGGIDSQNTVSIQLHEKLGFQHAGTIRQAGYKFGRWLDLAFYQLILDTPAHPVSA